Proteins from one Blattabacterium cuenoti genomic window:
- a CDS encoding riboflavin synthase — MFTGIIECTTKVYKFNFYKKNLYITFINPFSYEIKINQSICHNGICFTIIHVNEKTYSVIASEETLFRTNLNFLKIKDEINLERGLMMGERLNGHIVQGHVDTTAKILKIENRNGSWLFFFKSKKKLTTKVVEKGSIAINGISLTIITCNQYTFSVSIIPYTYKKTNISFLKVGDIVNVEFDILGKYISKYIINYNDMFILK, encoded by the coding sequence ATGTTTACTGGTATTATAGAATGTACAACAAAAGTATATAAATTTAATTTTTATAAAAAAAATCTTTATATTACTTTTATTAATCCATTTTCATATGAAATTAAAATAAATCAAAGTATTTGTCATAATGGAATATGTTTTACTATTATTCATGTAAATGAAAAAACTTATTCAGTTATAGCTTCTGAAGAAACTTTATTCCGTACTAATTTAAATTTTTTAAAAATTAAAGATGAAATCAATTTGGAAAGAGGATTAATGATGGGTGAAAGATTAAATGGACATATAGTACAAGGACATGTAGATACAACTGCCAAAATTTTAAAAATAGAAAATAGAAATGGAAGTTGGTTATTTTTTTTTAAATCTAAAAAAAAATTAACTACCAAAGTAGTAGAAAAAGGGTCTATTGCTATAAATGGGATAAGTCTTACTATTATAACATGTAATCAATACACATTTAGTGTTTCTATTATTCCTTATACTTACAAAAAAACAAATATATCTTTTTTAAAGGTCGGAGACATTGTTAATGTAGAATTTGATATTTTAGGAAAATATATTAGTAAATATATTATAAATTATAATGATATGTTTATTCTAAAATAG
- a CDS encoding GHMP family kinase ATP-binding protein, which translates to MKKSESLFPAKVLLFGEYGILENSSGLSIPHNFYKGTLKLHYKFNKIHKNEEILSSNYKIKKYYNFLSFLKKKQILKKLNLKQLYQDIQNGLFFHSNIPQGYGLGSSGALVAAIYDKYAKNKLKKCFINENIIILKKIFSQMESFFHIKSSGIDPLICYLNLPLLIRSKTDISIIKIPKKRKGKGAIFLLNSGIPSKTSSVIKIFLEKLKNNKFKKILKEEFIIYNEKCIENFLKEDFKILLKNVKKLSTWVFYHFRPMIPKNIYEIWEEGLLNNIHYLKLCGSGGGGFILGFTPNYNISKKKLKQYTMEVLFRF; encoded by the coding sequence ATGAAAAAATCAGAATCTTTATTTCCTGCAAAAGTATTATTATTTGGAGAATATGGAATTTTAGAAAATTCTAGTGGTCTCTCTATTCCTCATAATTTTTATAAAGGAACTTTAAAATTACATTATAAATTTAATAAAATTCATAAAAATGAAGAGATCTTATCTTCTAATTATAAAATTAAAAAATATTATAATTTTTTATCTTTTTTAAAAAAAAAACAAATTTTAAAAAAATTAAATTTAAAACAATTATATCAAGATATACAAAATGGTTTATTTTTTCATTCCAATATTCCTCAAGGATATGGATTAGGAAGTTCTGGAGCATTAGTTGCTGCTATTTATGATAAATATGCAAAAAATAAATTAAAAAAATGTTTCATAAATGAAAATATAATAATTTTAAAAAAAATATTTAGTCAAATGGAATCTTTTTTTCATATAAAAAGTTCTGGAATAGATCCTTTAATTTGTTATTTAAATTTACCTCTTTTAATTCGTTCAAAAACAGATATTTCTATAATAAAAATTCCTAAAAAAAGAAAAGGAAAAGGAGCTATTTTTTTATTAAATTCTGGAATTCCTAGCAAAACTTCTTCTGTAATAAAGATTTTTTTAGAAAAATTAAAAAATAATAAATTTAAAAAAATTTTAAAAGAAGAATTCATTATATACAACGAAAAATGTATTGAAAATTTTTTAAAAGAAGATTTCAAAATTTTATTAAAAAATGTAAAAAAACTTTCTACATGGGTTTTTTATCATTTTCGTCCAATGATACCAAAAAATATATATGAAATATGGGAAGAAGGCCTTTTGAATAATATACATTATTTAAAATTATGTGGATCTGGAGGAGGAGGATTTATTTTAGGATTTACTCCAAATTATAATATATCAAAAAAAAAATTAAAACAATATACAATGGAAGTTCTCTTTCGTTTTTAA
- a CDS encoding ribonuclease III family protein encodes MLSNPLFEKDIDSILVKKLIKILGFCPKNTKFLKEVFIYNFSTKRKNLNQNYSISFQRLEFLGDSVLNTIISHFLCEKFPKKKEGELTQIRSKIVCRKNLNKISRKLTITDIFLNKPIISDNILGNTLEALIGFIYLEIGYQGCKNFVYQKILQFHINIVKLQSEIFSYKVWIMEWSQKNKFTINFKTFREKEEKDKNIIIYLSELTILECGIQTEGRGTSKKKSEELSAKAAYFFVQKKYSKTT; translated from the coding sequence ATGTTATCTAATCCTCTTTTTGAAAAAGATATAGATTCTATTTTAGTTAAAAAATTAATAAAAATATTAGGATTTTGTCCAAAAAATACTAAATTCTTAAAAGAAGTATTTATTTATAATTTTTCTACAAAAAGAAAAAATTTAAATCAAAATTATTCTATTTCTTTTCAAAGACTTGAATTTTTAGGAGATTCTGTATTAAATACTATAATATCACATTTTTTATGTGAAAAATTTCCTAAAAAAAAAGAAGGTGAATTAACTCAAATACGATCTAAAATAGTATGTAGAAAAAATTTGAATAAAATATCTAGAAAATTAACGATTACGGATATTTTTTTAAATAAACCTATTATATCTGATAATATATTGGGAAATACCCTTGAAGCTTTAATAGGATTTATTTATTTAGAAATAGGATATCAAGGTTGTAAAAATTTTGTATATCAAAAAATATTACAATTTCATATAAATATAGTAAAATTACAAAGTGAAATTTTTAGTTATAAAGTATGGATAATGGAATGGTCTCAAAAAAATAAGTTTACAATAAATTTTAAAACTTTTAGAGAAAAAGAAGAAAAAGATAAAAATATAATTATTTATTTATCGGAGTTAACTATATTAGAATGTGGAATTCAAACTGAAGGTAGAGGTACTTCGAAAAAAAAATCGGAAGAGCTTTCTGCAAAAGCAGCTTATTTTTTTGTCCAAAAAAAATATAGTAAAACTACTTAA
- a CDS encoding NAD kinase produces MKIAVYGQNFLEKNIPYLNQFIGYAYSNSIEIYIEKSFFDILSSFEEFKNLDFPIFSNYKELTKDFSLMFTFGGDGTILSAITLIRDSGIPIVGVNTGNLGFLATFNKDVFIQKIDQIFNKKFHLMPRSLLYLKTSITNINTNHNKFFNFALNEIVILRKETVSMITIDAYIDNEFLTSYWADGLIISTPTGSTGYSLSCGGPIISPDNHNFVITPISPHNLFSRPLIISDNQKIHLKIHSRVKYYSLSMDTRLTSLNKENELYIQKAPFYIYLLQEGKNTYYKTLREKLLWGIDQRN; encoded by the coding sequence ATGAAAATAGCCGTATATGGACAAAATTTTTTGGAAAAAAATATACCATATTTAAATCAGTTTATCGGTTATGCATATAGTAATTCAATAGAAATTTATATTGAAAAATCCTTTTTTGATATTTTGTCTTCTTTTGAAGAATTTAAAAATTTAGATTTTCCTATTTTTTCTAATTATAAAGAATTAACTAAAGATTTTAGTTTAATGTTTACTTTTGGAGGAGATGGAACTATTTTATCAGCTATTACATTAATAAGAGATTCTGGAATTCCTATAGTTGGAGTTAATACAGGAAATCTTGGTTTTTTAGCTACTTTTAATAAAGATGTTTTTATTCAAAAAATAGATCAAATTTTTAATAAAAAATTTCATTTAATGCCTAGAAGTTTATTATATTTAAAAACTTCAATTACAAATATTAACACTAATCATAACAAATTTTTTAATTTTGCATTAAATGAAATTGTTATTCTTCGTAAAGAAACAGTATCTATGATTACTATAGATGCTTATATTGATAATGAATTTTTAACTTCTTATTGGGCAGATGGATTAATCATTTCTACTCCTACTGGATCAACTGGATATTCTTTGAGTTGTGGTGGTCCTATTATTAGTCCTGATAATCATAATTTTGTTATTACACCTATATCTCCTCATAATTTATTTTCACGTCCACTAATTATATCAGATAATCAAAAAATTCATTTAAAAATTCATAGCCGTGTAAAATATTATTCTTTATCTATGGATACTAGATTAACTTCTTTAAATAAAGAAAATGAATTATATATACAAAAAGCTCCTTTTTATATTTATCTTCTTCAAGAAGGTAAAAATACTTATTATAAAACATTACGAGAAAAACTTTTATGGGGAATAGATCAAAGAAATTGA
- the yihA gene encoding ribosome biogenesis GTP-binding protein YihA/YsxC, with protein MKIFSVKFKGSSKELNKINNFNFPEYAFVGRSNVGKSSLINYIVGRKKIAKVSSYPGRTQYINHFLINNQWYFIDLPGYGFFSKKRIKKETQKLILDYIFYTKNLFCLFLLIDSRFFIQKIDLDFIKKLNNLKKNFCIIFTKIDKLNRKFIEKNISFCIEKIKNNGFIIPIWFKVSVKKRYGRKNIIQYIQKFHNH; from the coding sequence ATGAAAATTTTTTCTGTAAAATTTAAAGGAAGTTCAAAAGAACTAAATAAAATTAATAATTTTAATTTTCCTGAATATGCTTTTGTAGGACGTTCTAATGTTGGAAAATCTAGTTTAATAAATTATATAGTAGGAAGAAAAAAAATAGCTAAAGTTTCTTCTTATCCTGGAAGAACTCAATATATAAACCATTTTTTAATAAATAATCAATGGTATTTTATAGATTTACCTGGATATGGATTTTTTTCAAAAAAAAGAATTAAAAAAGAAACACAAAAATTAATTTTAGATTATATTTTTTATACAAAAAATCTTTTTTGTTTATTTTTATTAATAGATAGTAGATTTTTTATACAAAAAATTGATTTAGATTTTATAAAAAAACTAAATAATCTTAAAAAAAATTTTTGTATTATTTTTACAAAAATAGATAAATTGAATCGTAAATTTATTGAAAAAAATATTTCTTTTTGTATTGAAAAAATTAAAAATAACGGTTTTATTATTCCTATTTGGTTTAAAGTTTCTGTAAAAAAAAGATATGGAAGAAAAAATATTATTCAATATATTCAAAAATTCCATAATCATTAA
- a CDS encoding FoF1 ATP synthase subunit delta/epsilon, producing the protein MKIKIIYYNKNLYKENIISIIAPGLYGYFQILENHDYFISILKNGIIKFYSEVDNQKKIKIKGGILQVKNNFIIILL; encoded by the coding sequence ATGAAAATAAAAATTATTTATTATAATAAAAATTTATATAAAGAAAATATAATTTCTATTATTGCTCCTGGATTATATGGATATTTTCAAATATTAGAAAATCATGATTATTTTATTTCTATATTAAAAAATGGAATAATAAAATTTTATTCAGAAGTAGATAATCAAAAAAAAATAAAAATAAAAGGTGGAATTTTACAAGTAAAAAATAATTTTATCATTATTCTTTTATAA
- a CDS encoding pseudouridine synthase: MQINNNKIRLNHYLSNAGISSRREADKLILSGAIKVNGKSICRLGTIIHINDIVTFYGSKIKIQNKIYILLNKPKGYITTTKDPFNRKIVMNLIPFFSKYRIFPVGRLDSSTTGVLLLTNDGFVSEKLTHPKYKIKKIYHVLLNKEIKNEDLDKIRKGKIYLKEGKVTVIFVNKGYTKNQIKIGLYIGWNRIIKRIFKKLDYQVIQLDRVYFGGLSKKNIKIGKWCYLNKKEIENIII, translated from the coding sequence ATGCAAATTAATAATAATAAAATTAGATTAAATCATTATTTATCTAATGCTGGAATTTCTTCTAGAAGAGAAGCGGATAAACTAATTTTATCTGGAGCCATAAAAGTTAATGGAAAATCTATTTGTAGATTAGGAACAATTATTCATATAAATGATATTGTTACATTTTATGGATCAAAAATAAAAATTCAAAATAAAATTTATATATTGCTCAATAAACCTAAAGGATATATCACTACTACAAAAGATCCATTTAACAGAAAAATAGTAATGAATTTAATACCTTTTTTTTCAAAATATAGAATTTTTCCAGTAGGAAGATTAGATAGTTCTACTACTGGTGTCTTGCTTTTAACAAATGATGGATTTGTATCTGAAAAATTAACTCATCCAAAATATAAAATTAAAAAAATTTATCATGTCTTGTTAAATAAAGAAATTAAAAATGAAGATTTAGATAAAATTAGAAAAGGAAAAATATATTTAAAAGAAGGAAAAGTGACAGTTATTTTTGTAAATAAAGGTTATACAAAAAATCAAATTAAAATAGGATTATATATAGGATGGAATAGAATCATTAAACGTATTTTTAAAAAATTAGATTATCAAGTAATTCAATTAGATCGAGTTTATTTTGGAGGATTATCTAAAAAAAATATAAAAATAGGAAAATGGTGTTATTTAAATAAAAAAGAAATAGAAAATATTATAATATGA
- a CDS encoding acyl carrier protein: protein MSDIASRVNALIVDKLSVDESEIISTASFTNDLGADSLDIVELIMEFEKEFNISISDEKAEKITTVGEAIQAIEYLLMEKNKNNIDKKKSD, encoded by the coding sequence ATGTCTGATATTGCATCCAGAGTAAATGCTCTTATTGTAGATAAATTAAGTGTAGATGAAAGTGAAATTATTTCTACTGCTAGTTTTACTAATGATTTAGGCGCCGATTCCTTAGATATAGTAGAACTTATTATGGAATTTGAAAAAGAATTTAATATTAGTATTTCTGATGAAAAAGCGGAAAAAATAACAACAGTCGGCGAAGCCATACAGGCTATAGAATATCTTTTAATGGAAAAAAATAAAAATAATATTGATAAAAAAAAATCTGATTAG
- the fabF gene encoding beta-ketoacyl-ACP synthase II gives MENLKKVVITGIGSITPIGNNVEEYWISLINGKNGCAPITYFNTKKYKTKFACELKNYDPNLFFSRKEKRKLDPCAQYGIIASEEAIKNSGINFLKEKKERIGVIWSSGIGGLLNLEESISDYLNGGKYPRFSPFFIPKMLIDITAGFISMNYGIHGPNYATVSACASSSNAIVDSYHLICLGKVDIMITGGSEAAITQSGVGGFNALHALSTRNDDYKTASRPFEKDRDGFVLGEGAGCLILEEYQHAKERGANIYAEIGGVGMSGDAYHITAPHPEGKGIVLAMETAIREAGIKYEDVDHINSHGTSTKLGDIAEVKAIQKVFKKNVYNIYINSTKSMTGHLLGAAGAIEAIASILPLTKGIIPPTINLFQLDKNIDSKMNFIPNIAIKKEVQISLCNTFGFGGHNVCILFKKINVI, from the coding sequence ATGGAGAACTTAAAAAAAGTAGTAATAACTGGTATTGGTTCTATTACTCCGATAGGAAATAATGTAGAAGAATATTGGATTTCTCTGATTAATGGAAAAAATGGATGTGCTCCTATAACTTATTTTAATACAAAAAAATACAAGACTAAATTTGCTTGTGAATTAAAAAATTATGATCCAAACCTTTTTTTTAGTAGAAAAGAAAAACGAAAATTAGATCCATGTGCACAATATGGAATAATTGCTTCTGAAGAAGCTATAAAAAATAGTGGTATTAATTTTTTAAAAGAAAAAAAAGAAAGAATTGGAGTAATTTGGTCTTCAGGAATTGGAGGTCTTCTTAATTTGGAAGAATCTATTTCTGATTATTTAAATGGAGGAAAATATCCTAGATTTAGTCCATTTTTTATTCCTAAAATGTTAATAGATATTACTGCTGGTTTTATTTCTATGAATTATGGTATTCATGGACCAAATTACGCAACTGTTTCTGCTTGTGCATCTTCTTCTAATGCTATTGTAGATTCTTATCATTTAATATGTTTAGGTAAAGTAGATATTATGATTACTGGTGGATCTGAAGCCGCTATTACACAAAGTGGAGTAGGAGGATTTAATGCTTTACATGCCTTATCTACTAGAAATGATGATTATAAAACAGCATCTAGACCTTTTGAAAAGGATAGAGATGGTTTTGTATTAGGAGAGGGAGCAGGATGTCTTATTCTTGAAGAATATCAACACGCTAAAGAAAGAGGAGCTAATATATATGCAGAAATAGGAGGAGTAGGAATGTCTGGAGATGCTTATCATATTACTGCACCTCATCCAGAAGGAAAAGGAATAGTTTTAGCAATGGAAACAGCTATTAGAGAAGCAGGTATTAAATATGAAGATGTTGATCATATTAATTCTCATGGAACTTCTACTAAGTTAGGAGATATTGCAGAAGTAAAAGCTATTCAAAAAGTTTTTAAAAAAAATGTATATAATATATATATTAATTCTACAAAATCTATGACAGGACATTTATTAGGAGCTGCGGGGGCGATAGAAGCAATAGCTTCTATACTTCCTTTAACAAAAGGAATAATACCTCCAACTATAAATTTATTTCAATTAGATAAAAATATAGATTCTAAAATGAATTTTATTCCAAATATAGCTATCAAAAAAGAAGTACAAATTAGTTTATGCAATACTTTTGGTTTTGGAGGACACAATGTTTGTATTTTATTTAAAAAGATAAATGTTATCTAA
- a CDS encoding phosphoenolpyruvate carboxykinase (ATP), giving the protein MIFFSLENYGIFNSYENYQLTPYELQNIIIQKKMGVETKSGVLAINTGIFTGRSPEDRFIVKDSITEKKIWWNKTFNQSFDPEKFDNLYQKIVKYLSGKTLYIRDGYLCSDKRYQLNVRSISEYPWSDLFIHNLFLRFKKIKKIIPDWLLFCAPGFKANPINDGTRQKNFSILNFSKKIILIGGSGYTGEIKKSIFSVLNFILPIYKNVFPMHCSANVGKYKKDTALFFGLSGTGKTTISNDINRNLVGDDEHGWTCDNIIFNFEGGCYAKILGISKEKEPMIYNAIKKGSMLENVILKNENNEIDFLDDSITKNMRISYPIYFIKNIEKKLYSSNIKNIFFLTYDSFGILPPISKLNRAQSSYYFLLGYTSKVAGTELNINNPKATFSFCFGAPFMTLHPIQYTNMFIKKLYNTEINVWMVNTGLISEGYRIKLNDTRKIVENALNGFLLNVPYEIYPIFNFKIPKYCPEISSHILNPKNSWKNEKDYQNQVKILAKKFINHFNIYRKYTDKNISSGEPILE; this is encoded by the coding sequence ATGATATTTTTTTCATTAGAAAATTACGGAATATTTAATTCTTATGAGAATTACCAATTAACTCCTTATGAGTTACAAAATATAATTATTCAAAAAAAAATGGGAGTTGAGACAAAATCAGGAGTTTTAGCAATAAATACTGGGATTTTTACTGGTAGATCTCCTGAAGATCGATTTATTGTAAAAGACAGTATTACAGAAAAAAAAATATGGTGGAATAAAACATTTAATCAATCTTTTGATCCAGAAAAATTTGATAATTTATACCAAAAAATAGTAAAATATTTATCTGGAAAAACATTATATATTAGAGATGGTTATCTATGTTCTGATAAACGTTATCAATTAAATGTTCGTTCTATTAGTGAATATCCATGGTCGGATTTATTTATTCATAATCTTTTTTTACGATTTAAAAAAATAAAAAAAATTATACCAGATTGGTTATTATTTTGCGCCCCAGGATTTAAAGCAAATCCAATAAATGATGGAACACGTCAAAAAAATTTTTCTATATTAAATTTTTCTAAAAAAATAATTTTAATTGGAGGATCTGGCTATACAGGAGAAATAAAAAAATCTATTTTTTCTGTTTTAAATTTTATACTTCCAATATATAAAAATGTTTTTCCCATGCATTGTTCAGCAAATGTAGGAAAATATAAAAAAGATACAGCTCTTTTTTTTGGATTATCTGGAACAGGAAAAACAACTATTTCTAATGATATAAATAGAAATTTGGTAGGAGATGATGAACACGGATGGACTTGTGATAATATTATTTTTAATTTTGAAGGAGGATGTTATGCAAAAATATTGGGTATTTCTAAAGAAAAAGAACCTATGATTTATAATGCTATCAAAAAAGGATCAATGTTAGAAAATGTTATTTTAAAAAATGAAAATAATGAAATTGATTTTTTAGATGATTCTATTACTAAAAATATGAGAATTAGTTATCCTATTTATTTTATAAAAAATATTGAAAAAAAATTATATTCTTCTAATATTAAAAATATTTTTTTTCTTACATATGATTCTTTTGGTATTTTACCTCCCATTTCTAAATTAAATAGAGCTCAATCTTCTTATTATTTTTTATTAGGATATACTTCTAAAGTAGCTGGTACTGAATTAAATATAAATAATCCAAAAGCTACATTTTCTTTTTGTTTTGGAGCTCCATTTATGACTTTACATCCTATTCAATATACAAATATGTTCATAAAAAAATTATATAATACTGAAATAAATGTTTGGATGGTTAATACAGGATTGATATCAGAAGGATATCGAATAAAATTAAATGATACTAGAAAAATTGTAGAAAATGCTTTAAATGGTTTTTTATTAAATGTCCCTTATGAAATATATCCAATTTTTAATTTTAAAATACCAAAATATTGCCCAGAAATATCTTCTCATATTTTAAATCCAAAAAATTCATGGAAAAATGAAAAAGATTATCAAAATCAAGTAAAAATACTTGCAAAAAAATTCATTAATCATTTTAATATATATAGAAAATATACAGATAAAAATATTTCATCTGGAGAACCTATTTTAGAATAA
- a CDS encoding alpha/beta fold hydrolase, with protein sequence MFFFNKNKNFPHVKKGKGHPLILLHGLMGGLSNFKALLDFFPQKGYKVIIPSLPIYNMPLFLTNISNLSKYIIQFLIQIGIKKATLVGNSLGGHIALIIAKKRIDLVHSLVLTGSSGLFEKSFGYAFPKRENYEFIRKKSQEIFYDPKIATKKLVDEVFHIVNDKKKGIKILYIAKSAMKYNMSKDLSIIQQPICLIWGKQDHVTPPEIAEEFHRLLPDSELHWIDKCGHAPMMEHPKKFIEILDKWLSKFNFHHENFFCKI encoded by the coding sequence ATGTTTTTTTTTAATAAAAATAAAAATTTTCCTCATGTAAAAAAAGGAAAAGGGCACCCTTTGATTTTACTTCATGGATTAATGGGAGGATTAAGCAATTTTAAAGCGCTTTTGGATTTTTTTCCACAAAAAGGTTATAAAGTAATTATTCCTTCATTACCTATTTATAATATGCCATTATTTTTAACAAATATTTCTAATTTATCTAAATATATTATTCAATTTTTGATACAAATAGGAATTAAAAAAGCTACTTTAGTGGGAAATTCACTTGGAGGACATATTGCTTTAATTATAGCAAAAAAAAGAATAGATTTAGTACATTCTTTAGTTCTTACGGGAAGTTCAGGTTTATTTGAAAAATCTTTTGGATATGCTTTTCCAAAAAGAGAAAATTATGAATTTATAAGAAAAAAATCACAAGAAATATTTTATGATCCTAAAATAGCTACCAAAAAATTGGTTGATGAAGTATTTCATATTGTTAATGATAAAAAAAAGGGAATTAAAATTTTATATATTGCTAAAAGTGCTATGAAATATAATATGTCTAAAGATTTATCTATTATTCAACAACCTATTTGTTTAATATGGGGGAAACAAGATCATGTAACTCCACCGGAAATAGCGGAGGAATTTCATAGATTATTACCTGATTCTGAATTACATTGGATTGATAAATGTGGACATGCTCCTATGATGGAACATCCTAAAAAATTTATAGAAATATTAGATAAATGGCTTTCTAAATTTAATTTCCATCATGAAAATTTTTTCTGTAAAATTTAA
- the pdxA gene encoding 4-hydroxythreonine-4-phosphate dehydrogenase PdxA, with protein sequence MNYKKKKIKVGFTTGDINGIGMEIFLKVCRKKRLLDFFTPILFGSTKLCFFYKNILNIEINNIREIKNFQEIMDYKINVFNIWKEDIQFESIKINNPDSGIYSILSLEKAVKALKEGKIDVLVTSPVNKKYMNFKNFSFFGHTEYLQNILEGESLMVMIHDLLKVALVTNHLPLKKVSFELNVKKIIKSIKILHKSLIIDFSIEKPKIAVLGCNPHSSDNGLIGDEEKTKIKPAIDNLFQKQGWLIFGPYSADSFFGNQKYRHFDAILSMYHDQGLIPFKTLTFNQGVNFTAGLSHIRTSPDHGVAYDIAKKGIANENSFEEAIFSAIKIFNNRKENIK encoded by the coding sequence ATGAATTATAAAAAAAAAAAAATTAAAGTTGGATTCACTACAGGTGATATTAATGGTATAGGAATGGAAATTTTTTTAAAAGTATGTCGTAAAAAAAGACTTTTAGATTTTTTTACACCAATATTATTTGGATCAACTAAATTATGTTTTTTTTATAAGAATATTCTAAATATAGAAATCAATAATATACGAGAAATAAAAAATTTTCAAGAAATTATGGATTATAAAATTAATGTATTTAATATATGGAAAGAAGATATTCAATTTGAATCTATAAAAATAAATAATCCAGATTCAGGAATCTATTCTATTCTATCTTTAGAAAAAGCTGTTAAGGCTTTAAAAGAAGGAAAAATAGATGTACTTGTTACTTCTCCTGTAAATAAGAAATATATGAATTTTAAAAATTTTTCATTTTTTGGACATACTGAATATTTACAAAATATTTTAGAAGGAGAATCCTTAATGGTTATGATTCATGATCTTTTAAAAGTAGCTTTAGTAACTAATCATTTACCTTTAAAAAAGGTATCTTTTGAATTAAATGTAAAAAAAATAATAAAATCAATAAAAATTCTACATAAATCTCTTATTATTGATTTTTCTATAGAAAAACCTAAAATTGCCGTTTTAGGATGTAATCCTCATTCTAGTGATAATGGATTAATAGGAGATGAGGAAAAAACAAAAATAAAACCTGCTATTGATAATTTATTTCAAAAACAAGGATGGCTCATTTTTGGACCTTATTCTGCAGATAGTTTTTTTGGAAATCAAAAATATCGTCATTTTGATGCTATTTTATCTATGTATCATGATCAAGGATTAATTCCTTTTAAAACATTAACTTTTAATCAAGGAGTAAATTTTACCGCAGGACTTTCTCATATACGAACTTCTCCAGATCATGGAGTTGCCTATGATATAGCAAAAAAAGGAATTGCTAATGAAAATTCTTTTGAAGAAGCTATTTTTAGTGCTATAAAAATATTTAACAATAGAAAAGAAAATATAAAATGA